Sequence from the Nocardia brasiliensis genome:
GGCCGGTGCTGGTCGGCGCGATCGCCTCCGGTGTGTCGTCCTGGCTGGCGGTGCGCTTCCTGGAGCGCTACTTCCAGACCCGCACGCTGCTCCCGTTCGCGCTGTACTGCCTGGTGGTGGGGTCGGTGTCGATCGTCCGATTCCTCTGATCCGGTTCGTCCGGCTGCCCGCGTCCGAAATCGGGTGCGGGCAGCCGGGAATGGGCGAGCGGGTCGAGGTATCAGTTGTGCGCGAGGGTGGGGACCGGCGGCTCTTGCTCGGCGGGGTGTGCTGGGCCAGTCGGGTTGGGGCGCAGGGTGATCGCCAGGACGGCGGCGCCGGCGAGGGCGATCAGCATCGTCCATATCGCGCCGATGTGCATGGCGTGGATGAAGGCCTGATCGGCGGCGTCGGCCAGGTCGTGGCGCTGCACGGCGTGCGCGACGTGGCGTGCTTGTTCCGCCGAGACCAGTAGCTGGTCCCGCAACGGATCCGGAACATCGACCACCGAGGGTTCCATCGCGCGCCGGTAACCGATCGACATGATGGTGCCGCCGATCGCGATGCCGAGCACGCTGCCGGTTTGGCGGACGGTGTTGGTCACGGCCGATCCGGCACCGGCCCGCGCGGGCGGCAAGGTGTCCATCAGGGCGGCGGTGACCGTGCCCATCACCACGCCGATGGCGAGACCCTGGATCAGCACCACGATTTCGAGCCAGATCAGCGGGGTGTGCAGTTCGAACAGCGCGGCCGTGCCCATGGCCAGTGCGGCGATCGCCAAGGCGGTCGCGGTGACCGCGCGCAGCGACCAGCGCCGGGCGAGCCGGACACCCAGCGGACCACCGATGATCGTGCCGATCGCAACGGGTGAGGTCGCCAACCCCGCCTGCAACGGCGAGAAGCCGCGTGCGCCTTGCAGATAGAACGCGCTGTAGAAACCGGCGGCCGTCATCGCGAAGAGCAGCAACCCGATGGCGACGTTGCCGCCGCCGAAGACCCGCGCCGCGAGCAGCCGGGGATCGAAACTCGGCTGGGCGAGCCGCAATTCGACCAGCACGAAGAGGCCGAGCAGCACCGCGCCCGCGGCGATCGGCGCCCAGACATCGACGGGGGTCCAGGTGGCGAGCTGCCCCGCGCGGATCAAACCATAAGCGAGCGCGGACAATCCGGTGATCGACAGCAGCAACCCGGCCGGATCGAGCGGCCGTCGCACCGGGCTGCGGTGGTCGGGCACGACCAGCGCGATGCCCACCAACCCGAGCACGACGGCGGGCACGTTGATGAGAAACACCGAGCCCCACCAGAAGTGGTCGAGCAGCACCCCGGCGATCAGCGGTCCCGCCGCGATGCCGACACCGGCGGAGGCCGAGGAGATGCCGATTGCCGTCGCCCGCGCCGGTCCGGAGAAGGTCAGGGTCAGGATGGCCATGGTGGCGGGCATGATCAGCGCGCTGCCCAGACCCATGACGGCGCGCGCGGCGATCAGCTCACCGGCGGTGCCCGCGTAGGCGGCCCAGAGGGACGAGCCCGCGAAGATGGTCAGCCCGGACGCGAGCACCGTGCGGTGCCCGAAGCGGTCACCGAGTGCGCCCGCGGTGAACATCAGCGCGGCGAAGACCAAAGTGTATGCGCCGGTTGCCCATTGGAGCTCGGCGGGCGAGGCGCCCAACCCGCGGACCGGGTCGGTGAGCGTCTCGAAGGTGATGCTGAGGATGGTGTTGTCCATCCAGATCAGGAACGACGACAACAAGAGAACGGACAGGATCATCCGCTGCCGGGATTTCGGCGGCGTCACAAGCGTGTTCATGGGAGCCTTCGGTACGATTGGTAGGAACCTGACGATTACTCTGCCCAATCGTCAGGAACCTGTCAATCTCGGAGGAGGACTCGGTCGTGGGTTTGCCCCCCAACGAGGTCGGATCGCTGACCTTCATGGTCCGCACGGTGTGGCTGCACATGCGTGCCGCGATCGGCGAGGAACTCAAGGAATTCGGCCTGTCCACCTCGCAATACGCCACGCTGATGATGGCCGACGCGCACCCGGGGATGTCGGTCGCCGACATCGCGAGGGAGGTGGCGAGCACCCGTCAGGCCGCCAACGAAATGCTCGGCGGCCTCGAACAGCAGGGCCTGATCGAACGCAAGCCGAACCCCGCGGATCGGCGCACCCATCGCATCCACGTCACCGCGGACGGTCGAGAACGCTTGGCGCAGGCGCGAACAGCGGTCGCCCGCCGGGAAACGGAGCTGGAGGCCGACCGCACGCCCGAACAGCGCGCGGCGATCCGCGAGTGGCTCGGCGGCATGGGGCAGGCCTGTCGCTGAATCAGCGCGGGCGCGATCGAAATCGGCGCGGCCGCCGTCGACTCAGGGCAGCGCGGTCAGCTGGACGGTGGATCCCGGCTCGACGTTGGCGCTGATGCCGGGCACCTGTCCGATCACCACCGAGCCGTCGGTGGGCGTGAGCTGCTTGACCTCGACCTGCAACCCGAGGCTCTCCAGTTTGGATCTGGCGTTGCCGACGCTCGACCCGATCAGGTTCGGCATCTTGAGTGCGTTGGAGACGAAAAGCGTGACGCCGCTACCGGATTGCACGGTGGTCCCGGCGACCGGGTCGGTGCCGATCACCTTGTCCGCCTCGACGGCCTTGTCGAACTTGGTCTGCCGGTCGCGGACCTTGATGCCCGCGCTGGTCAGCAGCTGCACCGCCTCGTCGGCGGTCTTGCCGCGCACGTCGGGCACCTTGATCGGTTTGGCTCCGTTGCTGCGATACACCTTGACCTGGGCGCCGGTCGGCAGCACGGTGCCGGGACCGGGCTCGACCCTGGCGAGGGTGCCCTTCGGTGCGGGGTTGCCCTCCTCGCCGGAGTCCACCGGTTGCAGCCCCGCGTCGCGGATCAACTGGTTGACCTTCGAGATGTCGTCGCCCGGGTTGAGGTCGGGTACCTTCGGCTTGCCACTGGAGACCAGCACCGCGACCGTCGAGCCCTTGGTGATCCGCGAACCCGCCGACGGGTCGCTGCCGACCACGCCGCCGACCGGGATCGTGTCGGAGGCCTTCTGCCGCAACTCGGTCTCGAAGCCCGCGTCACGCAGTGTCGCGACCGCGCGATCGGTGTCGAGCCCCGCGATCGCGGGCACCGGGGAGAACCGCCCGAACCCGAGCCACCAGCCGCCGACACCGACGACCAGGGTGAGCGTCGCCACCACGGCGATCCAGATCCATGCCGTGCGCCGCGACCTGCTGGGGTCGGGCGCGTAGGGCTGATACGCCGCCGACGCGTGCTGCTGGCGCGCCGGCGGCTCGTCGTAGCCGTCGGGACCGTAGTCCGGGCGCGGTCGCGGCGCGGTGACCACCCGGGTGTGCTGCACCGTCGGCGGCGTGTACGCCGGTGCGGGAGTCGCCGCGGCCTGCTGGGTCGGTGGGGTGAGCGCCTTGTAGCTGGCGCTCAGATGCTCGGCCGACTCCTGCGGCGCGGGCAC
This genomic interval carries:
- a CDS encoding MFS transporter, producing the protein MNTLVTPPKSRQRMILSVLLLSSFLIWMDNTILSITFETLTDPVRGLGASPAELQWATGAYTLVFAALMFTAGALGDRFGHRTVLASGLTIFAGSSLWAAYAGTAGELIAARAVMGLGSALIMPATMAILTLTFSGPARATAIGISSASAGVGIAAGPLIAGVLLDHFWWGSVFLINVPAVVLGLVGIALVVPDHRSPVRRPLDPAGLLLSITGLSALAYGLIRAGQLATWTPVDVWAPIAAGAVLLGLFVLVELRLAQPSFDPRLLAARVFGGGNVAIGLLLFAMTAAGFYSAFYLQGARGFSPLQAGLATSPVAIGTIIGGPLGVRLARRWSLRAVTATALAIAALAMGTAALFELHTPLIWLEIVVLIQGLAIGVVMGTVTAALMDTLPPARAGAGSAVTNTVRQTGSVLGIAIGGTIMSIGYRRAMEPSVVDVPDPLRDQLLVSAEQARHVAHAVQRHDLADAADQAFIHAMHIGAIWTMLIALAGAAVLAITLRPNPTGPAHPAEQEPPVPTLAHN
- a CDS encoding MarR family winged helix-turn-helix transcriptional regulator, whose protein sequence is MGLPPNEVGSLTFMVRTVWLHMRAAIGEELKEFGLSTSQYATLMMADAHPGMSVADIAREVASTRQAANEMLGGLEQQGLIERKPNPADRRTHRIHVTADGRERLAQARTAVARRETELEADRTPEQRAAIREWLGGMGQACR
- the pknB gene encoding Stk1 family PASTA domain-containing Ser/Thr kinase, which produces MLEGRYRIDAPIARGGMSMVFRGVDTRLDRPVAIKVMDPKFAGDPQFLTRFEFEARAVAKLKHPSLVAVYDQGVDGEYPFLIMELVEGGTLRELLRERGPMPPHAVRAVAEPVLAAIGVAHTAGLVHRDVKPENVLISDAGEVKIADFGLVRAVAAANTTSASVILGTAAYLSPEQVTSGTADARSDVYSFGVLIFELLTGRVPFTGDTSISIAYQRIENDVPSPSRFISGVPPEFDELVAKATAREPAHRFADANEMAAALRQIGAKLSLPPYRVPAPQESAEHLSASYKALTPPTQQAAATPAPAYTPPTVQHTRVVTAPRPRPDYGPDGYDEPPARQQHASAAYQPYAPDPSRSRRTAWIWIAVVATLTLVVGVGGWWLGFGRFSPVPAIAGLDTDRAVATLRDAGFETELRQKASDTIPVGGVVGSDPSAGSRITKGSTVAVLVSSGKPKVPDLNPGDDISKVNQLIRDAGLQPVDSGEEGNPAPKGTLARVEPGPGTVLPTGAQVKVYRSNGAKPIKVPDVRGKTADEAVQLLTSAGIKVRDRQTKFDKAVEADKVIGTDPVAGTTVQSGSGVTLFVSNALKMPNLIGSSVGNARSKLESLGLQVEVKQLTPTDGSVVIGQVPGISANVEPGSTVQLTALP